ACGGGCAGGTGACGACGGGCGTCCTCCGGTCGACCGTCCTTGTGGATGCAACGGGATCCGTCATCAGTGCCGAGTACGGCGTCGATGCTCAGGGCCATGTTGCCCGCCTGCTGGAGAGCGTCAACGCTGCGCAGTAGAGCTGACCAGGGAGGGGTGCTGTAGGAGCAGTGCCCCTCCCTGGCTGTTTGCGGGTCCTGACGCGTTCGCGTCAGCGTGCCGGCTACGTCAGCTGGCGCCCCTGCGGATGAGCTGGCCACGCGGGTGCTCTACGCTGACGGGTTCACCGCGGAGATAGGTCCGACGGACGACCCCTGTCAGCGGCTTGCGGTCGTAGGGGCTGATGGGGTTCTTGTGGTGCAGCTTCTCGACATCGACGATGAAGCTGTCGTCGGCGGCGAACACAGCGAAGTCCGCGTCGTAGCCGAGTGCGAGCTGCCCCTTCCTGGTCAGCCGAGCGAGCTCGGCTGGACGCTTGGACATCCATTCGACCACTTTCTCGAGGGGTATGCCTCGCTGCCGTGCCTCGGTCCAGATGAGGGAGAGCCCGAGCTGGAGCGATGACACGCCGCCCCAGGCGACGCCGAAGTCACCGTTCTCGAGGTCCTTCAGATCCAAGGTGCTGGGTGAGTGATCCGAGACGATGCAGTCGATCGTCCCGTCGATCAGGCCCTGCCACAGTAGTTCCCGGTTCGAGGCTTCGCGGATGGGCGGGCAGCACTTGAAGGCGGTGGCTCCGTTGGGGATTTCCTCGGACAGCAGGGTCAGGTAGTGCGGACAGGTTTCCACCGTCAGGCGGACACCGTCCCGCTTGGCTGTTGCGATCATGGGCAAGGCATCCGAGGAGGACAGGTGAAGGATGTGCGCTCGGGATCCTGTCCATCGGGCCCGTTCGATGACCTCGGCGATCGCGACATTCTCAGCACCGCGGGGGCGTGAGGCGAGGAAGCGGGAGTACTGGTCGCCTTCAGCGGTCGGTGCCCGGTCGATCGATCGGGAATCTTCGGCATGGACGATCATGATGGAGTCGAAACTCGACAGCTCCGCCATGTCGGCTTCCATCTCGTCGGCTTCCAGGTGCGGAAATTCATCCACGCCCGAGTGCAGCAGGAAGCACTTGAAGCCAAAGACTCCTTCATCGTGGAGACCGCGGAGATCGGCGATGTTCCCAGGGATCGCACCGCCCCAGAACCCGACATCCACGAAGACCTGATCAGCGGCAACAGCTCGTTTCTGGCGCAGCGCATCGACGGTGACCGTCGGTGGGACGCTGTTCAGCGGCATGTCGATAATGGTCGTCACACCGCCTGCGGCTGCCGCCTTGGTCGCGGAGGCGAACCCTTCCCACTCCGTCCGGCCCGGCTCATTGACGTGTACATGACTGTCCACGAGCCCGGGAAGGAGGGTTTCATCGTCAGCCAGATCCAGTTCGACCCCGCCGCTGAGGTTCGTACCCAGGGGCACGATGGCGGTGATCGACCCGTTCAGCACACCGACCTCGCGCGCCCTGACACCGGCGGTCGTCATGATCCGCCGGCCCCTGATCACCAGGTCGAAAATCTTTTCCTCCGGGGTTGCCGGTACGTTGTCCGTCACTGCGTCCACCTCACGTGTTTTCACTCAATAGTTCAGCCTGTATCTGCTTCGCGACGTCGTCGGCGACGATTTCTCCCAGCCGCTCCACCAGCGGGCCGGCCTCTGTCATGCACCGGTTCGTGTCGGGTTCGAGGTCGGCGAGGGCATAGACCCTGTCGAATCCTGCGGCACGCAATGCTTCTCGCGTCAGGGGGGTGCGCCCGCATACAGCCACGACGGGAAGGCGGAGGGAAGCGGCCAGGCGCGCCACACCCAGGGGTGTCTTCCCCATGAGCGTCTGCTCATCCAGGCTCCCCTCCCCCGTCACCACGAGCGAGGCCCCGGCGAGCTGTTCCGCTAGCTGTGTGAAGCCTAGAACAACGTCGATGCCCGGCTTCCTGACTGCATCCAGGACCGCGAGCGCGGCATAACCGGTTCCGCCGGCAGCACCTGCCCCTGCCGCTTCCGAGAGCGAGATGGCCCGCGGCCCCAGTTCGAGGGCGAGGACGTGGACCAGCCGCGCCAGACCGGATTCGAGTTGGACGACGTCGTGGGCCGTGGCGCCCTTCTGCGGAGCAAATACCGCGGCGGCTCCGAAGGGTCCCAGCAAACCGTTGTCGACATCACTGGCGAGGATGATGTCGGTGTTCCGGAGCCGGGTATCGAGACCGGACAGGTCGACTCGGTACAGGTGCTGCAGCGCTGCACCCCCAGGGGGCAAATCATTGCCGTTCACGTCCAGCAGCCGGGCGCCGAGGCCGACGAGAAGGCCCGCTCCCCCGTCGGTGCAGGCGCTGCCGCCGACGCCGACGACAATTTCCGTGCAACCGGCATCCAGCGCATGGCGGATGAGTTCGCCGGTCCCTTTGCTCGAGGCCGTCAGTGCCATCAGCCGGCCCTCCGGCAGGAGGGCCAACCCCGAGGCGGCAGCCATCTCGATGACGGCTTGCCGCCCCCGGATACCGACAGACGCCGACACGGCGTGGCCTGTCGGGCCGGTCACGGTATGACCGACCTCTTCATACCCTGCTGCGAAGGCCGCTTCGAGGGTCCCCTCGCCGCCGTCCGCCACCGGAACTTCCACGATCTCGAGATCCGGTAGCTGCTTCCGGAGGCCGGCGGCGAGCCTGCCGGCCACAGCAGCGGCAGACAGGGAGCCCTTGAACTTGTCGGGCGCGACGACGATGCGCATCGATCAGACCAGGAGCGAGATGGCTGTAGGAGCGTCGTCGGCGGATTCGGCCAGATCCTCGAATTCGTTGATCTGGTCGATGCCTGCGGCTCC
This genomic interval from Arthrobacter agilis contains the following:
- the allB gene encoding allantoinase AllB, with the protein product MTDNVPATPEEKIFDLVIRGRRIMTTAGVRAREVGVLNGSITAIVPLGTNLSGGVELDLADDETLLPGLVDSHVHVNEPGRTEWEGFASATKAAAAGGVTTIIDMPLNSVPPTVTVDALRQKRAVAADQVFVDVGFWGGAIPGNIADLRGLHDEGVFGFKCFLLHSGVDEFPHLEADEMEADMAELSSFDSIMIVHAEDSRSIDRAPTAEGDQYSRFLASRPRGAENVAIAEVIERARWTGSRAHILHLSSSDALPMIATAKRDGVRLTVETCPHYLTLLSEEIPNGATAFKCCPPIREASNRELLWQGLIDGTIDCIVSDHSPSTLDLKDLENGDFGVAWGGVSSLQLGLSLIWTEARQRGIPLEKVVEWMSKRPAELARLTRKGQLALGYDADFAVFAADDSFIVDVEKLHHKNPISPYDRKPLTGVVRRTYLRGEPVSVEHPRGQLIRRGAS
- a CDS encoding glycerate kinase — its product is MRIVVAPDKFKGSLSAAAVAGRLAAGLRKQLPDLEIVEVPVADGGEGTLEAAFAAGYEEVGHTVTGPTGHAVSASVGIRGRQAVIEMAAASGLALLPEGRLMALTASSKGTGELIRHALDAGCTEIVVGVGGSACTDGGAGLLVGLGARLLDVNGNDLPPGGAALQHLYRVDLSGLDTRLRNTDIILASDVDNGLLGPFGAAAVFAPQKGATAHDVVQLESGLARLVHVLALELGPRAISLSEAAGAGAAGGTGYAALAVLDAVRKPGIDVVLGFTQLAEQLAGASLVVTGEGSLDEQTLMGKTPLGVARLAASLRLPVVAVCGRTPLTREALRAAGFDRVYALADLEPDTNRCMTEAGPLVERLGEIVADDVAKQIQAELLSENT